In Canis lupus baileyi chromosome 15, mCanLup2.hap1, whole genome shotgun sequence, one genomic interval encodes:
- the LOC140604983 gene encoding developmental pluripotency-associated protein 2-like, with translation MENSTYNNEQNFSEEALEEESVILTLVPVNEELNEEQMEPSVSSTSEVSLKMPGSSNKVCHPHISERFKFCPKHSCCSTPAPPLPASLPPVNKVRWDILRNWCQQLNLSTHGRKREVYLRLQKHAYSETNQECDNVKTIPETPPEAKSESCSAKCKMVTKIWKSCKSERGRGINTVKVVTSAQEGMLAAWSRIAARASQSKSVNSRSIPASVETFLLQASGVRWCVVHGRPLLADTQGWVRLQFHAGQAWVPDTPKRMISLFLLPVCTFPSPGLEDNMLCPECAKRNKKMMKRLIALGKER, from the coding sequence ATGGAGAACTCGACTTACAACAATGAGCAGAATTTCTCTGAGGAGGCATTAGAGGAAGAAAGTGTGATTCTCACATTGGTTCCAGTTAATGAAGAACTTAATGAAGAACAAATGGAACCAAGTGTTTCTTCAACTTCAGAAGTCAGTCTGAAGATGCCTGGGTCAAGCAACAAAGTTTGTCATCCTCATATAAGTGAACGATTCAAGTTTTGTCCAAAACATAGTTGTTGTAGTACACCAGCCCCTCCTTTGCCAGCCAGTTTGCCTCCAGTTAATAAAGTACGTTGGGACATTTTGCGGAACTGGTGCCAACAATTGAATTTGAGTACCCATGGCCGGAAAAGAGAGGTTTATCTGAGGCTCCAGAAACATGCTTACTCTGAAACAAACCAGGAGTGTGACAATGTAAAGACTATTCCTGAAACACCACCAGAGGCTAAATCGGAGTCATGTTCGGCGAAATGCAAGATGGTGACCAAGATTTGGAAAAGTTGtaagagtgagagaggcagggggatTAATACAGTCAAAGTCGTAACTTCGGCACAAGAAGGCATGTTGGCAGCATGGTCAAGAATTGCTGCAAGAGCCAGTCAATCCAAGTCTGTGAATTCACGTTCCATTCCTGCTTCTGTTGAGACCTTTCTGCTGCAAGCCTCTGGTGTCAGGTGGTGTGTGGTCCATGGCAGACCTCTCCTTGCAGACACACAAGGTTGGGTTCGCCTGCAGTTTCATGCAGGTCAGGCCTGGGTGCCTGACACTCCCAAAAGGAtgatctctctcttcctgttACCTGTCTGCACTTTCCCATCTCCAGGCCTAGAAGATAATATGTTATGCCCTGAATGtgctaaaagaaataagaagatgATGAAAAGATTAATTGCACTGGGGAAGGAAAGGTGA